From the Methanobrevibacter sp. genome, the window TCAATGGTTTTGTTTGACAATTTGTTGCCTGAGTTTGAATCCTTTAATGCAATGGAATAATAACCTTTATAATATATTGCATTAGTAGGTGAAACCAGTTCTGTCTGATTTTTAATATCCTCATTTGATAAAGTATTTGAATATTCAGATTCAACTTCCAATTGACTAGAATTTTCAATTTGAAGATAATTCTCACCGGCATTATCCAATAAAGAAGAATCTGTAATGTTTACATCACTTGCTTCAATTGCACTAACTGAAAAAACAAGGATTAAAACAAAAAATATGCTAAACAATATATTATTATTCAAATAATTTACCTCCATCATAATAATATTAAAATTTAATCAAATAAAAATATTTATTGTTAATTATATAACATAATTGCAATTCTTTATTACAATAAGTTATTTCCAGAATCTTGGATAAGTTTCAGGTTTCATAAATACTTTACTAACATTAACCGCAAAGCCTGAATCTGCTTCTAAAATCTCATTTGAAGTTAATAATGACCTTCCTGCACCAACCAATTCACCTTTAAGTGTTTCAATTGCTACAATGTCATTTTTTTGAATATTATCTGCAAGTTCTGCAATTCCACCATTAGCCAAATCTGCTCCATGACAGACTGCATCAACAGCAGAGTCTTTAATAACGATTTTAGGCAAGTAATCAGCAGCCCTCTCCATTGGCATGATAGCTTGGCGCAAGAATGATTCATCCCCATCTTCCTTCCAGAAATGATATGCATCTGTAACATCCTGTAAAGTTACAAGATTGTTCTTCTCATTAAATGAACCAACCTGTGTCCTTCTAAGCTCAGCCATATGAGCTCCAACGCCTAAGGCTTCACCAATATTGTGACAATAAGTTCTAACGTAAGTTCCTGCTTCACAACCAATTCTGAAAAGCACATCTCTTCCTTCAATTTCATATATTGTAGAGTAATAGATGTTACGTGTTCTCAGCTCACGCTTAACTGCACTTTTAACAGGAGGCAATTGAAAAATCTTACCTGTAAATTCAGCGAAAACTTCACGGATTCTTTCTTCTTCCACATCCTGATGGAATGTTAATAAGCACACATACTCCTTTGGAGCGGTTAACAATAATTGTATTGCACGTGTTGCATCATTAAGTCCTACTGGCAGTATACCAGTAACCTTCGGATCTAATGTTCCACCATGTCCGGATTTTTCTAAATTTAAAATACGTTTAACCCAGGAATCGATTTCATGAGATGTTGGACCAGAGGGTTTGTCTAAATTGATTACACCTTTTGAAATATAATCAGTAATTTCCCTGTCTTCTGGTTTAGAACCAAATTCAGGAGAGGTGAAACTTTTAGATTTAGTAACCATGTCAAATTTCATGAAAAAAACCTTTTAAAAAATAGTAAATAAAAAAAGATTATGAATAATTTTTAATTATTCATTTAGATTTATAAGTCAGCTAAAGCTGCTTTAATAGAGTCAATATCGCCAGAAACATCGATAGAATCTTCAGTTGGTTCTAAGTGAGCAATGTTACATCTTCTGTTTTTAACTGCTTCACCAACAACTTCTACAAAGTTTTCATCGATAATTTCAACAATTGCACATTTTTCGCCAGCTTCTCTACCAGCGATTTTTACACATACTCTACCTACTTCGATTGATGCCATTTATATCACCTTTAATGTTTGAATAATGATCTCTGATACTTTTTCAGGATTGAAAGTATCAGTATTTATAATTAAATCATAGATATCCATATTTGAAATATCAATATTATGAATTTCCATGTATCTTAAGGCTTCACTTTTTTCACGAATAATAATTTCGTCTTTAGCTACTTCAACAGATTTGTCTTCCCTTTCAGCTATTCTTTTTGAGCGAACATCGAATGGAGTTACTAACCATAACCTTAAATCAGCATTATCAACAAAGTATGCTGATAATCTTCCTTCAATGATTAGATTGTCTGCCTGTTTAGCTTTTTGAGCTTGCCTTTTATCAATTTCTTTATCAATATCATCATTACCTTCAGCAAATTCACTAAATTCAAGAACACTCATTCCACGCTCAGCTGCCATTTCTCTGAAAACAAAACCTGCAGAAATATATGGAATATCCAACTTTTCACTGAGTAACTCAGCAGTAGTTGTAGTTCCTGTACCCGCTAATCCGCCGATAGTAATTATCATTATTTTCTAGCCTCGTTTTTGAAATGTTTACGAGCACAGCTTGAACATAAGTAACCACCGAATGGACGGTTAGGTCTTTTAGCTGTTTTTGATAATTTTCCTATTTCATATGGACGTCCACGAGGAACTCCATGTAACACTTTACCACACTCAGCACAAACATGCTTAGATGGTTTTTTCTTTTTATATCTTAAAACATTTTCCCCACCGGGAGTGTTTTTATGAACTCTTTTATATGATCTTGATCTAAACCTATTTGCAGGCATTTAATCACCTTGTAATAATTTTTAAATAATAATTGTGTAATAGCGTATTCAAAATAGAATACTATAATATATCTTTTTCATTATTAATAAATGTATGTGAAAAGGGTTAATTTAGAACCCTTGTTTAAATCCTAAGAATTTTCTTAGTATCTGACTCATACCAAATGTACAAATCATATACCATAATAACCATCCAATACCATATGGAATAGTTGCATTTCCACCATATAAGAAATGACCTAAGAAATGCCAGAATGGAGTTAAAGTAACCCAATATACAGCAGGAGGTAATGTAACAACCAAACCACTAATTGCAGAAGTTCTCATCCAGAAGAATATTAAAATAATCGGAACAAAAGTTACAATCATAGGTTTAAATGAATTGGTCATCATTTTACTTTGATCTTGCATCATTTCAGTCTGCTTAGCCTGAAGTTCTGCAATCTTTTTTCCATCTCCTCTTTTTTGAGCATCACGCAATTCTTGTTGAAAAGCTTTATTTCTTTCTTGAATTTCATTCATTTCATCTTGGTCCACTAAATATTTATTAGCTATAGTTGTAATTAATGAAACAATAAATGCAATAATCAATACGGTTAATGCAGGATTAGCTGGATTAGGATCCATTGCTAAAATAGGATTGAAAATTGTATTCAAAGCTCCATAAACCATTCCCATTATATCTGGCATAATAAATCCCCTATAAATTTAATACATTTACTAATTTTTTAACTGAAGAATCTAAATGATTGTCATGATTTTCAACAATTTTAACAGTAGCTCCGGTTAAAGTAGCATAAGCCATTGAAGTAGCCCTGTTCATTTGTTGATGTAATTCAATTTCTTTAACTTTTTGAAGGTCTCTTTCACGAGTATCATCATTTAATCTTCTGTAAATAATTTCATCAGGATTTGCTTCAACTAAAATAAATTGATCCGGTTGTAATTCTTCCAATACCCAAATAGGTAATCCTGGTAAAAATCCAGCAGGAGTATTAATAGTACAATGAGTATCTACGATAACATTATCATTTTCAGATCTAGCTTTTATTTCTTTAGCTGCTTCAGCTTGAATCTTTTTTTGAGTTTCAGCAGGTAATTTTCTTAAAGCATCCCTATCATTTACAATTTTATCCCTAATTGCAATTTCAGTCATTATGTCCCCATAATTTAAGTGGACAAAATCAACTTCCTCTAAAGCTTTACCAAGTAAAGTTGTACTTCCAGAACCTGGAATCCCTGTTAATACTACTAATTTCACTTTAATCCCTCACTTTTTAAAAGAGAAAATAGGAGAAAGATTAATCTCCTCCTAATACTTTCCTAAGAAGAGGATTTGCTGACATAAGTTGTTCTTCAGCCATTTCTTCGTATAACTTATGAAGAATACCTACAGTAAGCAATACACCAGTACCTCCACCAAGAGCTCCGGTTAAATCTGCAAGGAAAGCAATAAGACCTACATATATACCACTAATAATGGTAAGTGCAGGAATATATTTTTTCAAAATTTTATACAATTGGCGTTTACTACTTCTGAAACCAGGTATTTGAATACCTGAACTATGAAGTTGTTCTGAAATCTTTTTAGCATTTAAACCACTAATTTCAACCCATAAATAGGAGAATAGTATACAACATGCAATAAAGAATACAGCATATACTAAAACATGTATTGGTTCAGTGATAAACATGGTTAAATTAGGTGTTGATAACAACCAGGCAATACCATCAACAGCTTTACCATTTTCCAAATGTCCTAAAATTGGAACTCCAATTTTTTGGAAAACATTAGCAAATAAAGTTACGTTTACAAGTAATGCACTTGTTAAAATAACTGGCATGTTACTTGAATAAACAAATTTTAATGGGTATTTGCCGACAGATCCTCTAATTCTTCCATGTCCCCTTACACTACCATGAGAAATAGGAATTTCAACTCTCATAGCTTCACCATAAAGTACAACAGAGAATACGATAATAGTTGCAAGCAATGGAATTAAAGCATAAAAGTCAGGTGCTCCCATTGTAGCTTGTTGGATGAATTTTGGAATAATACCTGCAAATAAACCATCTGTACCTGGTAATAAACTAAATGTACCAACCATAATAGCCTGACATACACCAGCAGCAATGAATAAACCAATACCACTTCCAAATCCCCATTTTGATACAACTTCATCAAGGTAAATAATTACTAATGCTCCTAAGACCAGTTGTAAAATTAATAAT encodes:
- the secY gene encoding preprotein translocase subunit SecY, which codes for MSSLEVLEPIFKFIPEVKSPVHREDFNEKLKWTALILVLYFFLTQIPLYGLAPGAIDSFAQLRAVMAGSFGSILTLGIGPIVTASIVLQLLVGSNLLDLDLSSHKDKSHFQATQKVLSIVFTVFEASVLVLTGNLVPIDGSYTLLLILQLVLGALVIIYLDEVVSKWGFGSGIGLFIAAGVCQAIMVGTFSLLPGTDGLFAGIIPKFIQQATMGAPDFYALIPLLATIIVFSVVLYGEAMRVEIPISHGSVRGHGRIRGSVGKYPLKFVYSSNMPVILTSALLVNVTLFANVFQKIGVPILGHLENGKAVDGIAWLLSTPNLTMFITEPIHVLVYAVFFIACCILFSYLWVEISGLNAKKISEQLHSSGIQIPGFRSSKRQLYKILKKYIPALTIISGIYVGLIAFLADLTGALGGGTGVLLTVGILHKLYEEMAEEQLMSANPLLRKVLGGD
- a CDS encoding 50S ribosomal protein L34e produces the protein MPANRFRSRSYKRVHKNTPGGENVLRYKKKKPSKHVCAECGKVLHGVPRGRPYEIGKLSKTAKRPNRPFGGYLCSSCARKHFKNEARK
- a CDS encoding adenylate kinase; translated protein: MKLVVLTGIPGSGSTTLLGKALEEVDFVHLNYGDIMTEIAIRDKIVNDRDALRKLPAETQKKIQAEAAKEIKARSENDNVIVDTHCTINTPAGFLPGLPIWVLEELQPDQFILVEANPDEIIYRRLNDDTRERDLQKVKEIELHQQMNRATSMAYATLTGATVKIVENHDNHLDSSVKKLVNVLNL
- a CDS encoding RNA-guided pseudouridylation complex pseudouridine synthase subunit Cbf5, yielding MKFDMVTKSKSFTSPEFGSKPEDREITDYISKGVINLDKPSGPTSHEIDSWVKRILNLEKSGHGGTLDPKVTGILPVGLNDATRAIQLLLTAPKEYVCLLTFHQDVEEERIREVFAEFTGKIFQLPPVKSAVKRELRTRNIYYSTIYEIEGRDVLFRIGCEAGTYVRTYCHNIGEALGVGAHMAELRRTQVGSFNEKNNLVTLQDVTDAYHFWKEDGDESFLRQAIMPMERAADYLPKIVIKDSAVDAVCHGADLANGGIAELADNIQKNDIVAIETLKGELVGAGRSLLTSNEILEADSGFAVNVSKVFMKPETYPRFWK
- the cmk gene encoding (d)CMP kinase, whose amino-acid sequence is MIITIGGLAGTGTTTTAELLSEKLDIPYISAGFVFREMAAERGMSVLEFSEFAEGNDDIDKEIDKRQAQKAKQADNLIIEGRLSAYFVDNADLRLWLVTPFDVRSKRIAEREDKSVEVAKDEIIIREKSEALRYMEIHNIDISNMDIYDLIINTDTFNPEKVSEIIIQTLKVI
- a CDS encoding 50S ribosomal protein L14e — its product is MASIEVGRVCVKIAGREAGEKCAIVEIIDENFVEVVGEAVKNRRCNIAHLEPTEDSIDVSGDIDSIKAALADL
- a CDS encoding DUF106 domain-containing protein; amino-acid sequence: MPDIMGMVYGALNTIFNPILAMDPNPANPALTVLIIAFIVSLITTIANKYLVDQDEMNEIQERNKAFQQELRDAQKRGDGKKIAELQAKQTEMMQDQSKMMTNSFKPMIVTFVPIILIFFWMRTSAISGLVVTLPPAVYWVTLTPFWHFLGHFLYGGNATIPYGIGWLLWYMICTFGMSQILRKFLGFKQGF